The DNA sequence CCGTCTCAGGCGCCCCAGCGTCCGTTCGCGCCTCACTGCAGGCGGAGCCTTGGATAGGCGCAGGGAAGGCGGCAGAGTCAGCCGTAAACGTTGCATTGCCCTTCGCCCACACGATGGGCTCATTGCGGAGGGATGCCGGGCTGCAGGCCAAGGCCATCGCTGCATACAGGGGTTTCCCGGCGCCGGCGGAAAATGAGATCACCCGTGAGGCCAGGGTAATTGTGGAACGGCGATTGGGTCCCGTCGAAGTCAAGACTGCCCGGCGGGCCCAGGGGCTGATTCATCTTTACAGGGGATACGTCGCGTCCGGCGCTATGGCAGGACGGGCCGGACAGGCGTTGGCGTCACCTGGGGCGGCCCCGATATGATCGCCATCACTTCCTGCGCGCGCTGGAATTCGCCGCTGGCCTCGTAGAGCTGGGCCGCCTTCTCCAGGTCGGCCAGCCCCGGCACCGTCACCCCGCTATTGAGGTAGAGCACTCCTCGGTTCCGGTATGCGTCGGCGAACTCCGCGTCAAGCTCGATCGCCTTGTTGAAGTCTTCCAGGGACTTCTGCCGGTTGTTGAGCCTGTAATAAAGCAGGCCGCGCCCGTGGTAGGCCTCTACGTACTTCGGGTTCAGCTCGATCGCGGCGTCGAAGTCCTCCATCGCCTGGTCGTTGATGTTCTCGTGGTAGTATGCGATTCCCCTGTAGAAGTAGCTGTTCGCAAAGTTCGGCTCAACACGCGTAACAATATCGAACTGGGGGATCGACTCCTTGTACTGGCCCGCCTGGAGCAGGGCGACACCCTGGGTGAAGTTGAACAGAACGTCCGGAGGGCGTGACGTCGGCGTGGGAACGGGTGTTTCGGAAGGTGTCGGGGTTGCCTCGGGCGTCGCCGTCGCCTCGGGAGTCGGGGTGGGGGAGGGTGGCTCGGGCGTCGGCTCCGGCGTCGACGTGCACGCTACAAAGGCCAGCGCGATGACGAAAATCGCCGGGAGCAGGGTGAGCCTGGCTTGAACTTTCATATTCCTCCGCGCGAATGGGGGCGGTCACCACGTTCCGCAACGTGACTGTAGAATATCACAACGCCGGAATCCGGTTAATGGTTACTCTGAGAGGGAGAGTGCAATGCTGCGCAGCCTTGAAGGAAAAAGCCCGAGGGTCCATCCCACGGCGTTCGTTAGCGAGACGGCCTACCTGATAGGAGACGTTGAAATTGGCGAGGGCTCCAGCGTATGGCCGGGGACGGTCATCCGCGCCGATATGGGTAAGATTACCATCGGCAAGTTCACCTGTATCCAGGACAACTCGGTTGTCCACGGTGACGCCGATGTGCTTATCGGGGACATGGTCGTAATTGGCCATCGCGTGCTCTGCCACGCCGCCAGGGTAGGGGACCGCACGCTCATCGGCAGCGGCTCGACCGTCAACGACGGAGTTGTCATAGGCGCGGACAGCCTTATTGCATCCGGCGCCATGGTCATTGAGCGAATGGATATACCGGCGCGCTCAATGGTGGTGGGCATCCCGGCCCGCGTAAAGTCGCAGGTAGAAGATCGCCACATGGAACTCATCCGCCACACATGCGAAAGCTACATAGAGAAAACGAAGCGCTACAAGAAGCAGGGAAACCTCGAGTGAAGGGTGTTAGGTGCTGTTCTGGCTTACATTTCCTCCGGCGCGCTCATGCTCATGAGCCCCAGGCAGCGGGCCAGGACTGTCTTTGCGGCGTCCACGAGCTTCAGGCGCGCCTTCGTGTACGGCAGGTCCCCGGGCTCGCTTGAGACGACGCGGCACTGCTGGTAGAACCAGTGGAAC is a window from the SAR202 cluster bacterium genome containing:
- a CDS encoding tetratricopeptide repeat protein, translating into MKVQARLTLLPAIFVIALAFVACTSTPEPTPEPPSPTPTPEATATPEATPTPSETPVPTPTSRPPDVLFNFTQGVALLQAGQYKESIPQFDIVTRVEPNFANSYFYRGIAYYHENINDQAMEDFDAAIELNPKYVEAYHGRGLLYYRLNNRQKSLEDFNKAIELDAEFADAYRNRGVLYLNSGVTVPGLADLEKAAQLYEASGEFQRAQEVMAIISGPPQVTPTPVRPVLP
- a CDS encoding gamma carbonic anhydrase family protein, producing the protein MLRSLEGKSPRVHPTAFVSETAYLIGDVEIGEGSSVWPGTVIRADMGKITIGKFTCIQDNSVVHGDADVLIGDMVVIGHRVLCHAARVGDRTLIGSGSTVNDGVVIGADSLIASGAMVIERMDIPARSMVVGIPARVKSQVEDRHMELIRHTCESYIEKTKRYKKQGNLE